One segment of Echeneis naucrates chromosome 15, fEcheNa1.1, whole genome shotgun sequence DNA contains the following:
- the LOC115055562 gene encoding transmembrane protein 41A-B-like, translating into MRSLAGLVAVVAGASVYLYLLSTHLPPGPPLQEDGGVHEYRLKFPSDLDELRELAEMFKFYKREHHSYVLLLFCSAYLYKQSFAIPGSSFLNMLAGAIFGPWEGLVLACLLTTTGSTFCFLLSSVFGKHHVVQLFPDKVALLQRKVEENHSSLFFFLLFLRFFPMTPNWFLNITCPVLNIPLPIFFFSVLIGLIPYNFICVRTGSILSEISSLDDIFSWGTLAQLLVIALWALVPGALIKRYGKDRLKVDGMDSNGTSQVDIQHDRKRR; encoded by the exons ATGCGCTCTTTAGCGGGACTAGTCGCCGTGGTGGCGGGCGCCAGTGTTTACCTCTACCTGCTGTCGACCCACCTCCCCCCGGGGCCGCCGCTCCAGGAGGACGGAGGAGTCCACGAGTACAG GCTGAAGTTCCCGTCAGACCTGGACGAGCTGCGGGAGCTAGCTGAGATGTTCAAGTTCTATAAGAGAGAACATCACAGCTAcgttctgctgctgttctgtaGTGCCTACCTCTACAAACAGTCTTTCGCTATACCTGGCTCCTCCTTCCTG AACATGTTGGCTGGTGCCATCTTTGGGCCCTGGGAGGGTCTGGTTTTGGCCTGTCTGCTCACAACTACCGGCTCCACATTCTGCTTCCTGCTCTCCTCCGTGTTCGGAAAGCACCATGTGGTCCAGCTCTTCCCTGATAAGGTGGccctgctgcagaggaag GTTGAGGAAAATCATAGCAGTTTATTCTTCTTCCTACTCTTCCTTCGTTTCTTCCCCATGACTCCCAACTGGTTCCTTAATATCACCTGTCCCGTCCTCAACATCCCTTTGcctattttcttcttctctgtgctCATAG GTTTGATCCCCTACAACTTTATCTGTGTGCGCACGGGCTCCATCCTCTCAGAGATCTCCTCTCTGGATGACATCTTCTCCTGGGGCACGCTGGCCCAGCTCCTGGTCATCGCCCTGTGGGCTCTGGTCCCCGGTGCACTAATCAAACGCTACGGCAAAGATCGCCTCAAAGTGGACGGCATGGACAGCAACGGCACCAGTCAGGTTGACATTCAGCACGACCGGAAGAGACGGTGA